In one window of Electrophorus electricus isolate fEleEle1 chromosome 15, fEleEle1.pri, whole genome shotgun sequence DNA:
- the sidt2 gene encoding SID1 transmembrane family member 2 isoform X1, whose translation MSNCWRSRRGTVFSCGFEPGLFSCFGVLLLTTHVLYGEANTNTSVVVQKDAQFDITYLDTVTSENQTIYAFNHTVSKNKTEGVRVSVELLSERPNGPVLFVVRQKQAVLSFQVPLILRGLYQRKYQYTQVGRTLCQPPTLALSEMQFFYVDVSTLSTSGVHYQLRVSRVESFTLQTDKKFTFNATPSQPQFFKYVFPDGEDTVIVKVNSQKNFPCSVMSIQDIQCPVYDLDNNVAFIGMYQTMTKTGAITVQRKDFPSNSFYVVVVVKTEDEACGGPLKFYSLLPDELLDAGNRSKTLDVVVSPAINSNVYIMGVLFCLGIFLSFYILTFLVACIENKRLHRKRAGLLKAADMSPAETAPLLGKGLSPASPYEYGSFADNGSTMSSEPVTDSMASAETNDGYMERPLDVVGRCRQESLSSVEEDDYDTLADIDSDKNIVRTKKYLCVSDLARKDKRVLNKKYQIYFWNIATIAVFYALPVIQLVITYQTVVNVTGNQDICYYNFLCAHPLGALSSFNNILSNLGYVMLGLLFLLIVLQRDILHNRALMRNDTPALECGIPKHFGLFYAMGTALMMEGLLSACYHVCPNYTNFQFDTSFMYMIAGLCMLKLYQKRHPDINASAYSAYACLAAVIFFSVLGVVFGKGNTAFWVVFSVIHIVATMLLSTQLYYVGRWRLDSGILRRILYVIYTDCIRQCSGPMYIDRMVLLVMGNIVNWSLAAYGLIKRPNDFASYLLAIAICNLLLYFAFYIIMKLRSGERVLFLALVCILFTAVVWGFALFFFFQGLSTWQKTPAESREHNRDCILLSFFDDHDIWHFLSSIAMFGSFLVLLTMDDDLDTIQREKIYVF comes from the exons ATGTCGAACTGCTGGAGATCTAGACGCGGAACGGTTTTTAGCTGTGGTTTTGAACCAGgcttgttttcatgttttggaGTATTGTTATTAACAACGCATGTTCTTTATGGTGAAGCAAATACGAATACGAGTGTGGTAGTCCAAAAAGATGCACAATTTGATATCACCTACTTGGACACGGTGACGAGCGAGAACCAAACCATCTATGCATTCAATCACACTGTCTCCAAAAATAAG aCAGAAGGAGTACGTGTGTCAGTTGAATTGTTGTCGGAGAGACCAAACGGTCCAGTTCTGTTCGTGGTCCGGCAGAAACAAGCCGTACTCTCCTTCCAGGTTCCGCTCATTCTAAGAGGCCT ttatCAGAGAAAGTACCAATATACGCAAGTGGGTCGTACCCTGTGCCAGCCCCCTACACTCGCTTTGTCCGAGATGCAGTTTTTCTATGTGGACGTGTCTACGCTATCTACCTCTGGTGTTCACTACCAGCTGCGGGTCAGCCGGGTGGAGAGCTTCACACTGCA GACAGATAAGAAATTCACCTTTAATGCTACTCCATCCCAACCCCAG ttttttaagtATGTATTTCCTGATGGCGAGGACACAGTCATTGTGAAAGTGAACTCTCAGAAGAATTTCCCCTGCTCTGTCATGTCCATTCAGGATATTCAG TGCCCTGTATATGATCTGGACAACAATGTGGCCTTCATTGGGATGTACCAGACCATGACTAAGACAGGAGCCATTACAGTGCAG AGAAAAGATTTCCCCAGCAATAGTTTCTATGTGGTTGTTGTGGTGAAGACAGAGGATGAGGCATGCGGTGGGCCTCTCAAGTTCTACTCCCTCTTACCTG atgAACTGTTGGATGCTGGGAATCGCAGTAAGACTCTGGATGTGGTTGTCTCTCCTGCCATCAACT CAAACGTTTATATCATGGGTGTGCTGTTTTGTCTCGGCATCTTCCTGTCCTTCTACATACTCACCTTCCTGGTAGCCTGCATAGAGAACAAGAG gttGCACAGAAAGAGGGCTGGACTTTTGAAGGCAGCTGACATGTCACCAGCTGAGACAG CACCTCTCTTAG GCAAAGGTCTGTCTCCAGCCTCTCCGTATGAATACGGCTCTTTTG CTGATAATGGCAGCACAATGAGCTCAGAACCTGTTACTGACAGTATGGCATCAGCTGAAACCAACGATGGATACATGG agcGACCCTTAGATGTTGTGGGTCGCTGTCGGCAAGAGTCTCTAAGCTCTGTGGAAGAAGATGACTACGATACACTGGCTGATATCGACTCTGACAAAAACATTGTCCGCACCAAG AAgtatctgtgtgtctctgacCTGGCTCGAAAAGACAAGCGTGTCCTAAATAAGAAATACCAGATTTACTTCTG GAACATTGCCACTATTGCTGTGTTCTACGCCCTGCCTGTGATCCAGCTGGTCATCACATATCAGACG GTTGTCAATGTGACAGGTAACCAAGACATCTGCTACTACAACTTCCTGTGCGCCCATCCTCTAGGGgcgctgag TTCCTTTAATAACATCCTGAGTAACCTTGGTTATGTGATGCTGGGACTGCTCTTCCTGCTCATCGTTCTGCAGCGGGACATCCTGCACAATCGTGCACTCATGCGCAATGACACTCCCGCTCTT gagtGTGGTATCCCTAAGCACTTTGGCCTCTTCTATGCGATGGGCACTGCTCTGATGATGGAGGGGCTACTAAGCGCCTGCTACCACGTTTGCCCCAACTACACCAACTTCCAGTTCG ATACGAGCTTCATGTATATGATCGCGGGCCTGTGCATGCTCAAACTCTACCAGAAGAGGCACCCGGACATCAACGCCAGTGCCTACTCCGCATATGCCTGTCTTGCCGCAGTCATCTTCTTCTCTGTGCTAGGAGTG gtcTTTGGGAAGGGTAACACAGCATTTTGGGTTGTATTCTCAGTCATTCATATTGTGGCCACGATGCTGCTGAGCACCCAGCTCTACTACGTTGGCCGCTGGAGGCTGG ACTCTGGGATCTTACGCAGGATTCTGTATGTGATCTACACTGATTGTATACGGCAATGCAGTGGGCCCATGTATATA GATCGTATGGTGCTGCTTGTGATGGGCAACATTGTTAACTGGTCACT ggctGCATATGGTCTCATTAAAAGGCCCAATGACTTTGCCTCGTACCTGCTGGCCATTGCCATCTGTAACCTGCTATTATACTTTGCCTTCTACATTATCATGAAg TTGCGGAGTGGTGAGCGGGTCCTCTTTTTGGCACTGGTGTGTATTCTCTTTACGGCCGTGGTTTGGGGCTTTgccctcttctttttcttccagGGCCTCAGTACCTGGCAA AAAACTCCAGCTGAGTCCCGGGAGCACAATCGTGACTGCATCCTCCTCTCATTCTTTGATGATCACGACATCTGGCACTTCCTGTCATCGATTGCCATGTTTGGCTCTTTCCTG GTACTCCTGACAATGGATGATGACCTGGATAccatccagagagagaaaatctaCGTCTTCTAA
- the sidt2 gene encoding SID1 transmembrane family member 2 isoform X2, protein MSNCWRSRRGTVFSCGFEPGLFSCFGVLLLTTHVLYGEANTNTSVVVQKDAQFDITYLDTVTSENQTIYAFNHTVSKNKTEGVRVSVELLSERPNGPVLFVVRQKQAVLSFQVPLILRGLYQRKYQYTQVGRTLCQPPTLALSEMQFFYVDVSTLSTSGVHYQLRVSRVESFTLQTDKKFTFNATPSQPQFFKYVFPDGEDTVIVKVNSQKNFPCSVMSIQDIQCPVYDLDNNVAFIGMYQTMTKTGAITVQRKDFPSNSFYVVVVVKTEDEACGGPLKFYSLLPDELLDAGNRSKTLDVVVSPAINSNVYIMGVLFCLGIFLSFYILTFLVACIENKRLHRKRAGLLKAADMSPAETAPLLGKGLSPASPYEYGSFADNGSTMSSEPVTDSMASAETNDGYMERPLDVVGRCRQESLSSVEEDDYDTLADIDSDKNIVRTKKYLCVSDLARKDKRVLNKKYQIYFWNIATIAVFYALPVIQLVITYQTVVNVTGNQDICYYNFLCAHPLGALSSFNNILSNLGYVMLGLLFLLIVLQRDILHNRALMRNDTPALECGIPKHFGLFYAMGTALMMEGLLSACYHVCPNYTNFQFDTSFMYMIAGLCMLKLYQKRHPDINASAYSAYACLAAVIFFSVLGVVFGKGNTAFWVVFSVIHIVATMLLSTQLYYVGRWRLDSGILRRILYVIYTDCIRQCSGPMYIDRMVLLVMGNIVNWSL, encoded by the exons ATGTCGAACTGCTGGAGATCTAGACGCGGAACGGTTTTTAGCTGTGGTTTTGAACCAGgcttgttttcatgttttggaGTATTGTTATTAACAACGCATGTTCTTTATGGTGAAGCAAATACGAATACGAGTGTGGTAGTCCAAAAAGATGCACAATTTGATATCACCTACTTGGACACGGTGACGAGCGAGAACCAAACCATCTATGCATTCAATCACACTGTCTCCAAAAATAAG aCAGAAGGAGTACGTGTGTCAGTTGAATTGTTGTCGGAGAGACCAAACGGTCCAGTTCTGTTCGTGGTCCGGCAGAAACAAGCCGTACTCTCCTTCCAGGTTCCGCTCATTCTAAGAGGCCT ttatCAGAGAAAGTACCAATATACGCAAGTGGGTCGTACCCTGTGCCAGCCCCCTACACTCGCTTTGTCCGAGATGCAGTTTTTCTATGTGGACGTGTCTACGCTATCTACCTCTGGTGTTCACTACCAGCTGCGGGTCAGCCGGGTGGAGAGCTTCACACTGCA GACAGATAAGAAATTCACCTTTAATGCTACTCCATCCCAACCCCAG ttttttaagtATGTATTTCCTGATGGCGAGGACACAGTCATTGTGAAAGTGAACTCTCAGAAGAATTTCCCCTGCTCTGTCATGTCCATTCAGGATATTCAG TGCCCTGTATATGATCTGGACAACAATGTGGCCTTCATTGGGATGTACCAGACCATGACTAAGACAGGAGCCATTACAGTGCAG AGAAAAGATTTCCCCAGCAATAGTTTCTATGTGGTTGTTGTGGTGAAGACAGAGGATGAGGCATGCGGTGGGCCTCTCAAGTTCTACTCCCTCTTACCTG atgAACTGTTGGATGCTGGGAATCGCAGTAAGACTCTGGATGTGGTTGTCTCTCCTGCCATCAACT CAAACGTTTATATCATGGGTGTGCTGTTTTGTCTCGGCATCTTCCTGTCCTTCTACATACTCACCTTCCTGGTAGCCTGCATAGAGAACAAGAG gttGCACAGAAAGAGGGCTGGACTTTTGAAGGCAGCTGACATGTCACCAGCTGAGACAG CACCTCTCTTAG GCAAAGGTCTGTCTCCAGCCTCTCCGTATGAATACGGCTCTTTTG CTGATAATGGCAGCACAATGAGCTCAGAACCTGTTACTGACAGTATGGCATCAGCTGAAACCAACGATGGATACATGG agcGACCCTTAGATGTTGTGGGTCGCTGTCGGCAAGAGTCTCTAAGCTCTGTGGAAGAAGATGACTACGATACACTGGCTGATATCGACTCTGACAAAAACATTGTCCGCACCAAG AAgtatctgtgtgtctctgacCTGGCTCGAAAAGACAAGCGTGTCCTAAATAAGAAATACCAGATTTACTTCTG GAACATTGCCACTATTGCTGTGTTCTACGCCCTGCCTGTGATCCAGCTGGTCATCACATATCAGACG GTTGTCAATGTGACAGGTAACCAAGACATCTGCTACTACAACTTCCTGTGCGCCCATCCTCTAGGGgcgctgag TTCCTTTAATAACATCCTGAGTAACCTTGGTTATGTGATGCTGGGACTGCTCTTCCTGCTCATCGTTCTGCAGCGGGACATCCTGCACAATCGTGCACTCATGCGCAATGACACTCCCGCTCTT gagtGTGGTATCCCTAAGCACTTTGGCCTCTTCTATGCGATGGGCACTGCTCTGATGATGGAGGGGCTACTAAGCGCCTGCTACCACGTTTGCCCCAACTACACCAACTTCCAGTTCG ATACGAGCTTCATGTATATGATCGCGGGCCTGTGCATGCTCAAACTCTACCAGAAGAGGCACCCGGACATCAACGCCAGTGCCTACTCCGCATATGCCTGTCTTGCCGCAGTCATCTTCTTCTCTGTGCTAGGAGTG gtcTTTGGGAAGGGTAACACAGCATTTTGGGTTGTATTCTCAGTCATTCATATTGTGGCCACGATGCTGCTGAGCACCCAGCTCTACTACGTTGGCCGCTGGAGGCTGG ACTCTGGGATCTTACGCAGGATTCTGTATGTGATCTACACTGATTGTATACGGCAATGCAGTGGGCCCATGTATATA GATCGTATGGTGCTGCTTGTGATGGGCAACATTGTTAACTGGTCACTGTAA